In Halarcobacter bivalviorum, a genomic segment contains:
- a CDS encoding flagellar hook-length control protein FliK, giving the protein MLVSNNNLLKILLPSNNKVLNDALKQADVKTLSNIKNGEVTVEDILKNLFNQAKVGAKTNSSIETLLKNSTVFKDLGSFTKNVESLLKNPTNNETIQKFKPLLENFLKNLTNLDEKSLKSSLDKSGIFLESKMLAAAESKTSLPKNLENLLNQIKTILKDIELPQAKNISQLIDKILSQNKKGQEANLSENVKDLKNLTQQLDSIGKSLQNKQTATLEQLTSSLKNISNQIQLTQSKIDNSSVNQIETLIHNKTENLAKTKELLLNLKSEILQNNNIPNKQALLTQIDNLLQSKEFTAKTTSTLNNNILPQDKQLSEIVSNLKNVLSSLQNRQIVSVERIENILQTLSSQIQTNQIKSEAQGQIKDLLLNLKNEILLDKNIPNKQTVLTQLDNLLQNKNLDSSSLKPLINNLSSNLDSLIKNLKTTIEQMNLGNTNQNSFEKINKTLVKLEQTIENFAQHLLKNEKPQNSSTTLQNDMKTLLLKMQEELVNNPDSKVAENSKQIDKILTQIEYHQLLSLVSNSNNVYIPFIWDILEDGSISMREGKDEKFYCEINLNLKEFGETRLLLGLYDKNKLDLTVYASKEHFKKAIQENIYKLKRALNSVELIPINIHILNFENEKKEEIKKTDIYTQNSDNIGFGIDIKV; this is encoded by the coding sequence AATTCTTTTACCAAGTAATAATAAGGTTTTAAATGATGCTTTAAAACAAGCAGATGTTAAAACTCTTTCAAATATAAAAAATGGTGAAGTTACAGTAGAAGATATTTTAAAAAACTTATTCAATCAAGCTAAAGTTGGAGCAAAAACCAACTCTTCTATTGAAACTTTATTAAAAAACTCAACTGTTTTTAAAGACTTAGGTAGTTTTACTAAAAATGTAGAGAGTTTATTAAAAAATCCAACAAATAACGAAACTATACAAAAATTTAAACCTTTATTGGAAAATTTTCTAAAAAATTTAACAAATCTTGATGAAAAGAGTTTAAAAAGTTCATTAGATAAGTCTGGTATCTTTTTAGAATCAAAAATGTTAGCAGCAGCGGAATCAAAAACTTCTTTGCCTAAAAATCTTGAAAACCTATTAAATCAAATAAAAACTATTTTAAAAGATATTGAATTACCACAAGCAAAAAATATTTCCCAATTAATCGATAAAATCTTGTCTCAAAATAAAAAAGGACAAGAAGCTAATCTTAGTGAAAATGTAAAAGATTTAAAAAACTTAACTCAACAATTAGATAGTATAGGAAAATCTTTACAAAATAAGCAGACAGCTACTTTAGAGCAATTAACAAGTAGTTTAAAAAATATTTCAAATCAAATTCAATTAACTCAATCAAAAATAGATAATAGTTCTGTTAATCAAATTGAAACATTAATTCATAATAAAACAGAAAATCTAGCTAAAACAAAAGAACTTTTACTTAATTTAAAAAGTGAAATTCTACAAAACAATAATATTCCAAATAAACAAGCTTTATTAACTCAAATAGATAATTTACTTCAAAGTAAAGAGTTTACAGCTAAAACAACTAGTACTCTAAATAATAATATTTTACCCCAAGATAAACAGCTTAGTGAAATAGTAAGTAATTTAAAAAATGTACTTTCTTCTTTACAAAATAGGCAAATTGTTTCAGTAGAAAGAATAGAAAATATTTTACAAACTCTATCTTCTCAAATACAAACAAATCAAATAAAAAGTGAAGCTCAAGGCCAAATAAAAGATCTTCTTTTAAATTTAAAAAATGAAATTTTATTGGATAAAAATATTCCAAATAAACAAACAGTTTTAACTCAGCTTGATAACTTATTACAAAACAAAAATTTAGACAGTAGCTCTTTAAAACCTTTAATAAACAATTTAAGTTCAAATCTTGATAGTTTAATTAAAAATTTAAAAACTACAATAGAGCAAATGAATCTAGGAAATACAAATCAAAATAGTTTTGAAAAAATAAATAAAACTCTTGTGAAATTAGAACAGACAATAGAAAACTTTGCCCAACATTTACTAAAAAATGAAAAGCCTCAAAATAGTAGTACAACTCTACAAAATGATATGAAAACTCTATTATTAAAAATGCAAGAAGAATTAGTTAATAATCCGGATTCAAAAGTAGCAGAGAACTCTAAACAAATTGATAAGATTCTTACACAAATCGAGTATCATCAACTCTTATCTTTAGTTTCAAATAGCAATAATGTCTATATTCCTTTTATTTGGGATATTTTAGAAGATGGTTCTATCTCTATGAGAGAAGGAAAAGATGAAAAATTTTATTGTGAGATAAATCTAAATCTAAAAGAGTTTGGAGAGACTAGATTATTATTAGGTCTTTATGATAAAAATAAGTTAGACTTAACTGTTTATGCCTCAAAAGAGCATTTTAAAAAAGCTATTCAAGAAAATATTTATAAATTAAAAAGAGCTTTAAACTCTGTTGAGTTAATTCCTATAAACATTCATATTCTAAATTTTGAAAATGAGAAAAAAGAGGAGATTAAAAAAACAGATATTTATACTCAAAACAGTGATAATATTGGTTTTGGAATCGATATAAAGGTATAA
- a CDS encoding EscU/YscU/HrcU family type III secretion system export apparatus switch protein, which translates to MQEREIKKAVALDYEMEIDNAPKIVAKGKGEIANNIIKIAQDNDIPIKKDEDLVELLSAIDIDKEIPPSMYKAVSEIFAFIYDLTTLERKKREQEKVNDTI; encoded by the coding sequence ATGCAAGAAAGAGAGATAAAAAAAGCAGTTGCCTTAGATTATGAAATGGAGATTGATAATGCTCCTAAAATTGTAGCAAAAGGAAAAGGAGAAATTGCTAACAATATTATAAAAATTGCTCAAGATAATGATATTCCCATAAAAAAAGATGAGGACTTAGTAGAACTTCTTTCTGCAATTGATATAGATAAAGAGATTCCCCCTAGTATGTATAAAGCTGTTTCAGAAATTTTTGCTTTTATCTATGATTTAACTACCCTTGAAAGAAAAAAAAGAGAACAAGAAAAAGTAAATGATACAATTTGA
- the mrdA gene encoding penicillin-binding protein 2 has product MIRLKLIFIFILLVIITLLARVYFLSIKSNTYYEELSKRNYIKKVYDVPNRGIIKDRNGKALAMNKLGFSINLRPHLRSYKNKKKLDKLITLINKHFPEYDKEFLYKEYKKSDSPYKHDFVQVVDYIPYDKFFKKYTLFNSLDDIQIKSEVKRVYPYEENASHIIGYVGKASKLDIERNPFSKHSGIIGKIGLEKYYNNKLQGELGFKNIKVNALNKELEVLEEKKPSSDNDLTISIDIELQKYIQDNFPGKGGAVIVMDAQTGELLTAGSFPEFDNNIFVDGISTDEWDKMRNDFNHPFTNKLINGKYPPGSVIKMGVALAFLENGIKPSYTVFDTGAITLGKRNFRCWKTTGHGKVGFIKAIRESCDDFFYKGSLKIGINNISETLAKYGIGVKTGIDLDNEHYGTNPNKEWKQKRHNLPWYVGETVITSIGQGEMLTTPMQIARYTAFLASGKLPTPHFAKDSYVEPVEIPYDKKHLELIRKGMYEVNNHKNGTLYRYSRNSIVTMAGKTGTAQVVAIPQSEKKRMKESELEYYHRSHAWITAYGPYKADKKYVVTVIVEHGGHGGSAAGLLVKNIYKKLYEFGYIKDPN; this is encoded by the coding sequence TTGATTAGATTAAAATTAATATTTATTTTTATTTTACTTGTAATAATTACTCTATTAGCAAGGGTATATTTTCTAAGTATTAAATCAAATACTTATTATGAAGAGTTGTCAAAAAGAAATTATATTAAAAAAGTTTATGATGTTCCAAATAGAGGAATAATCAAAGATAGAAATGGAAAAGCACTAGCAATGAATAAGTTAGGATTTTCTATTAATCTAAGACCTCATTTAAGATCATATAAAAATAAAAAGAAATTAGATAAGCTAATTACACTAATAAATAAACATTTTCCTGAGTATGATAAAGAATTCCTTTATAAAGAGTATAAAAAATCTGATTCTCCTTATAAACATGATTTCGTACAAGTAGTTGATTATATCCCTTATGACAAGTTCTTTAAAAAATACACACTTTTTAATTCTTTAGATGATATTCAAATCAAATCTGAGGTAAAAAGGGTTTATCCTTATGAAGAGAATGCTTCACATATAATTGGTTATGTAGGAAAAGCTTCTAAACTTGATATAGAAAGAAATCCTTTTTCAAAGCATAGTGGAATAATAGGTAAAATTGGTCTTGAAAAATATTATAATAATAAATTACAAGGTGAATTAGGTTTTAAAAATATTAAAGTAAATGCTTTAAATAAAGAGCTAGAAGTACTTGAAGAGAAAAAACCTTCAAGTGATAATGACTTAACAATCTCAATTGATATTGAACTACAAAAATATATTCAAGATAATTTTCCAGGAAAAGGTGGAGCTGTTATAGTTATGGATGCACAAACAGGAGAGTTATTAACAGCTGGTTCTTTCCCAGAGTTTGATAATAATATCTTTGTTGATGGTATTTCTACTGATGAGTGGGATAAAATGAGAAATGATTTTAACCACCCTTTTACAAATAAACTTATTAATGGAAAATATCCTCCTGGTTCTGTAATTAAAATGGGGGTTGCTTTAGCATTTTTAGAAAATGGTATTAAGCCTAGTTATACTGTATTTGATACAGGAGCTATTACTTTAGGAAAAAGAAACTTTAGATGTTGGAAAACTACTGGTCATGGAAAAGTTGGCTTTATAAAAGCTATTAGAGAGAGTTGTGATGACTTTTTTTATAAAGGTAGTTTAAAAATTGGAATAAACAATATTTCAGAAACCTTAGCAAAATATGGTATAGGTGTAAAAACTGGTATTGATTTAGATAATGAACACTATGGAACAAATCCAAATAAAGAGTGGAAACAAAAAAGACATAATCTTCCTTGGTATGTAGGAGAAACCGTTATTACTTCAATTGGACAAGGAGAGATGTTAACTACACCTATGCAGATTGCTAGATATACAGCCTTTTTAGCTAGTGGAAAACTTCCTACTCCACATTTTGCAAAAGATAGTTATGTAGAACCAGTTGAAATTCCCTATGATAAAAAACATTTAGAACTTATAAGAAAAGGTATGTATGAAGTAAATAACCACAAAAATGGTACTTTATATAGATATTCAAGAAATAGTATTGTAACTATGGCTGGTAAAACAGGAACTGCACAAGTTGTTGCTATCCCTCAATCAGAAAAGAAAAGAATGAAAGAGAGTGAACTAGAGTATTATCATAGATCTCATGCTTGGATTACAGCTTATGGACCATATAAAGCAGATAAAAAATATGTTGTTACTGTTATTGTTGAGCATGGTGGACATGGTGGAAGTGCGGCAGGTCTTTTAGTTAAAAATATTTATAAAAAACTTTATGAGTTTGGTTATATAAAAGACCCGAACTAA
- the fliP gene encoding flagellar type III secretion system pore protein FliP (The bacterial flagellar biogenesis protein FliP forms a type III secretion system (T3SS)-type pore required for flagellar assembly.) has protein sequence MKLIISLFIFSISLFAQEATPPVINLSIAALEEPAQFVKTINIAIILTLLVLAPTLILMVTSFTRLIIVFSLLRQALGLQQTPPNQIIISLSLILTIFIMEPYFKKSWDDAIKPYMDEKIGYEVAFEKGVKPFKEFMIKNTREKDLALFYRIKKEENPKNIDDVPLTLLMPAFIVSELKTAFEIGFLIFLPFLVIDIIVASILMSLGMMMLPPVMISLPIKIIFFIVIDGWSLIIGNLAQSFK, from the coding sequence TTGAAACTAATCATTAGTTTATTCATTTTTTCTATTTCACTTTTTGCTCAAGAAGCAACTCCCCCTGTGATAAACCTATCTATTGCAGCACTTGAAGAACCAGCACAATTTGTAAAAACAATTAATATTGCAATTATTTTAACGCTACTTGTTCTAGCTCCAACTCTTATTTTAATGGTTACTAGTTTTACAAGGCTTATTATTGTATTTTCATTACTTAGACAAGCACTTGGATTACAGCAAACACCACCAAATCAAATTATTATCTCATTATCACTTATTTTAACTATTTTTATTATGGAACCTTATTTTAAAAAATCTTGGGATGATGCTATAAAACCATATATGGATGAAAAAATTGGTTATGAAGTAGCTTTTGAAAAAGGGGTTAAACCCTTTAAAGAGTTTATGATTAAAAATACTAGAGAGAAAGATTTAGCACTATTTTATAGAATAAAAAAAGAAGAAAATCCTAAGAATATTGATGATGTACCTTTAACACTTCTAATGCCTGCATTTATTGTAAGTGAACTTAAAACTGCATTTGAAATTGGTTTCTTAATTTTCTTACCATTTTTAGTAATTGATATTATTGTAGCTTCTATTTTAATGTCTTTAGGGATGATGATGCTTCCACCAGTAATGATCTCCTTACCTATAAAAATTATCTTCTTTATTGTAATTGATGGATGGTCATTAATTATTGGAAATCTAGCCCAATCCTTTAAATGA